Proteins encoded within one genomic window of Helicobacter sp. 'house sparrow 1':
- a CDS encoding tRNA1(Val) (adenine(37)-N6)-methyltransferase codes for MDKKLLRIYQLSDGYCYNSDSLFLFDFAKLYLKSHWEILDIGCGSGIIGLLCARDFRLKATLVEKDLYSAFLAHKNALLNGLDAQVFCSDIFEIDFDKKFNVILSNPPFYRQEIIDSVNERIRVARNARYMPFDLLCKKVKRNLHPNGHFIFCYDAKEVHHIFHTLKDNGLYARTCRFVYPRVDKEATLILIEAKINSKSSLKILPPLITHNSMEQKDNTPEVQRIYKDCNTYSIKVCSQDIKEEDARLFSLSKSL; via the coding sequence ATGGATAAAAAACTTTTAAGAATCTATCAGCTTTCAGATGGGTATTGTTATAACAGCGATAGTCTTTTTTTATTTGATTTTGCAAAGTTATATCTAAAATCTCATTGGGAGATTTTAGATATAGGTTGCGGGAGTGGGATTATAGGCCTATTGTGCGCTAGGGATTTTAGGCTTAAAGCAACACTTGTGGAAAAGGATTTGTATAGTGCTTTTTTGGCACATAAAAATGCTTTGCTTAATGGTTTAGATGCGCAAGTATTTTGCAGTGATATCTTTGAAATTGATTTTGATAAAAAATTTAATGTCATCTTGTCAAACCCTCCTTTTTATCGACAGGAAATTATAGATTCTGTAAATGAAAGGATAAGGGTTGCAAGAAATGCAAGGTACATGCCATTTGATCTTTTGTGTAAAAAGGTAAAAAGAAATCTGCATCCAAATGGGCATTTTATCTTTTGTTATGATGCAAAAGAGGTGCATCATATTTTTCACACACTTAAAGACAATGGGTTGTATGCAAGAACCTGTCGCTTTGTTTATCCTAGGGTGGATAAAGAGGCTACATTAATTCTTATAGAGGCGAAAATAAATTCAAAATCAAGCCTTAAGATCCTACCTCCTTTAATTACCCATAATAGTATGGAACAAAAAGACAATACCCCAGAAGTTCAAAGAATCTACAAGGATTGCAATACATATAGCATTAAGGTTTGCTCTCAGGATATTAAGGAAGAAGATGCGCGCTTGTTCTCATTGTCAAAATCTCTATAA
- the ribD gene encoding bifunctional diaminohydroxyphosphoribosylaminopyrimidine deaminase/5-amino-6-(5-phosphoribosylamino)uracil reductase RibD: MELSDNLLMSLCINKAWEFQTLTLPNPSVGAMVVDQFGKILSLQAHQKSGNAHAELLALKEAYVTLTADAKILQLEEPRLVYDFLLQNHQGVFSNCAIYVTLEPCSLEGKTPSCASLLKELKPKEVIIGAMETTCNQGGAKVLIQEGIAVKTHIQEQECKKLLLPFQIYVKNKKFNLFKIAQRLNGDYKSGKISSQEARIFTHNQRSVSSSIYISGNTLVHDNPLLDSRFANKPYENTHLPRVNILTRRSNIPKTLEVFKIHQEVNIFNQIPILGEGFNIVEGGWELFKSLKDQIDMLLLHLSPTLSQDTFTTGFAYKGEILHSRKLGEDLLLWIKNF, translated from the coding sequence ATGGAATTAAGCGATAACTTACTAATGTCACTGTGTATAAATAAGGCTTGGGAATTCCAAACTCTCACGCTTCCAAATCCATCAGTTGGTGCTATGGTTGTAGATCAATTTGGTAAGATTTTATCTCTTCAGGCACATCAAAAAAGTGGTAATGCACACGCAGAATTATTAGCCCTCAAAGAGGCCTATGTCACATTGACTGCAGATGCTAAAATACTGCAACTAGAAGAGCCTAGATTGGTTTATGATTTTTTGCTTCAAAATCATCAAGGAGTATTTTCAAATTGTGCGATTTATGTCACGCTTGAGCCCTGTAGCTTAGAGGGGAAAACACCATCTTGTGCCAGTCTTTTAAAAGAGTTAAAACCCAAAGAAGTGATTATTGGTGCTATGGAAACTACTTGTAATCAAGGCGGAGCAAAAGTGTTGATACAAGAGGGAATTGCTGTCAAAACGCATATCCAAGAGCAAGAATGCAAGAAACTACTTTTACCATTCCAAATCTATGTGAAAAATAAGAAATTCAATCTTTTTAAGATCGCACAAAGATTAAATGGTGATTATAAAAGTGGAAAAATATCTTCTCAAGAGGCAAGAATTTTTACACATAATCAAAGAAGTGTCAGCAGTAGTATTTATATTAGTGGTAATACTTTAGTTCATGATAACCCCCTTTTAGATTCTCGTTTTGCCAATAAACCTTATGAAAATACACATCTTCCAAGGGTTAATATTTTAACAAGGCGAAGCAATATACCTAAAACGCTAGAGGTTTTTAAGATACATCAAGAAGTTAATATTTTTAATCAAATCCCTATCTTGGGTGAGGGCTTTAATATAGTTGAGGGGGGATGGGAACTTTTTAAGAGCTTGAAAGATCAAATAGATATGTTGCTTTTGCATCTATCACCTACATTGTCACAGGATACATTTACAACTGGCTTTGCCTATAAAGGAGAGATTTTGCATTCAAGAAAACTTGGGGAAGATTTGCTTTTATGGATAAAAAACTTTTAA
- a CDS encoding heavy metal translocating P-type ATPase, protein MRACSHCQNLYKEEMLKKVIHNDNELFFCCNGCEGVYFLLHQNNLNSFYDKLSHQSLTPPKIQIDETLNFFDTPSFSQRYIYKDSQGFDRFALVLEGIHCTACVWLIEKMLEKQEGIFEVSLNYTNNKIQVSFNKDKIKPSEIVRIIRKLGYDANVYDPNLSEQRFQDQNKKYYIAMIVAIFCTMNIMWIAVAQYAGYFSDISQTMKNVLNFASFLLATPVLLWTGRFFYLNAFNQLKNKIIGMDLLVSVGAVLTYCYSIYVSITQSGETYFEAVSMIITFVFIGKFLEVKVKKDAGNNLDKLTFILPTQVNVIKNKKRIALSPQEVQVDDVIEVLPNEVIPIDGILLSDEALLDMQNISGESLPVLKNRGDEILSGSINTQKILRYRAQKCFSDSLLFRLVDILEHSLSQKPQIQNLANKLSRYFSNVVLLIAVCGFLVWYFLLHSSFEQALMIGISVIVISCPCALALATPIASVVGITESYKQKIILKEVKFLETIAKATHLFFDKTGTLTLGRPQVKHFLKIQDFDTKLLVALLSYTKHPIAEGIKEYFSQEDIPVLDQVQEILGRGIIGFSDGRELIGGSLLFLKEKGVEIGDFDLKNFTNFGFALDKKLCAIFLLEDSLKEDAKPIIESIRHQFPNIALLSGDNERSVASIAKSLGIDKYYSNLLPMQKADFVQKYQDQGIITIMVGDGINDSLALSKSSIGIAFNTQNSIASLASDVIILDQSLTSLNKIFRISHKTYRIIKQNIVLSIIYNILMIPLALCGFIIPLFAALSMSFSSLLVIGNSFRIKKWNK, encoded by the coding sequence ATGCGCGCTTGTTCTCATTGTCAAAATCTCTATAAAGAGGAAATGCTTAAAAAAGTTATTCATAATGATAATGAACTCTTTTTTTGTTGCAATGGTTGCGAGGGAGTGTATTTTTTGTTGCACCAAAATAACCTTAATAGCTTTTATGATAAATTGTCTCATCAGAGCTTAACACCCCCTAAGATACAAATTGATGAGACTTTAAATTTTTTTGATACTCCTAGCTTCTCTCAAAGATATATTTATAAAGATTCTCAAGGATTTGATCGTTTTGCTTTGGTGTTGGAGGGAATTCATTGTACGGCCTGTGTGTGGCTAATTGAAAAGATGTTAGAAAAACAAGAGGGAATCTTTGAGGTTTCTCTCAATTACACCAATAACAAGATACAAGTGAGCTTTAATAAAGATAAAATTAAACCTAGTGAGATTGTGAGAATTATAAGAAAGTTAGGCTATGATGCAAATGTCTATGATCCAAATCTCTCCGAGCAACGCTTTCAAGATCAGAATAAAAAGTACTATATTGCAATGATTGTGGCAATTTTTTGCACAATGAATATAATGTGGATCGCAGTTGCGCAATATGCGGGTTATTTTTCTGATATTTCTCAAACTATGAAAAATGTCTTAAATTTTGCTTCATTTTTGCTTGCTACACCTGTGTTGTTATGGACAGGGAGATTCTTTTATCTTAATGCCTTTAATCAATTAAAAAATAAAATTATAGGTATGGACCTTTTAGTAAGTGTTGGGGCTGTGCTAACTTATTGCTACTCTATTTATGTGAGTATCACTCAAAGTGGTGAAACATATTTTGAAGCAGTAAGTATGATTATTACTTTTGTCTTTATTGGAAAGTTTTTAGAAGTTAAGGTAAAAAAAGATGCAGGAAATAATCTTGATAAACTTACTTTTATTTTACCTACTCAAGTCAATGTGATAAAAAACAAAAAAAGAATAGCGCTTTCACCTCAAGAAGTTCAGGTTGATGATGTTATAGAGGTTTTACCTAATGAGGTGATTCCTATTGATGGTATTTTGCTCTCAGATGAGGCATTATTGGATATGCAAAATATTAGTGGAGAATCTCTTCCTGTTTTAAAGAATAGAGGAGATGAGATCTTATCTGGAAGTATTAATACACAAAAGATTTTAAGGTATAGGGCTCAAAAATGTTTTAGTGATTCTTTACTCTTTAGGCTTGTGGATATTTTGGAGCACTCTTTATCTCAAAAGCCACAAATACAAAATCTTGCCAATAAGCTTTCAAGGTATTTTTCTAATGTTGTTTTGCTTATTGCAGTTTGTGGATTTTTGGTTTGGTATTTTTTATTGCATAGTTCGTTTGAACAAGCATTAATGATTGGAATTTCAGTTATTGTTATCTCTTGTCCCTGTGCTTTGGCATTGGCAACCCCTATAGCTTCGGTTGTAGGAATTACAGAATCTTATAAACAAAAAATAATTTTAAAGGAGGTAAAATTTTTAGAAACAATTGCAAAAGCCACACATCTTTTTTTTGATAAAACAGGAACTTTGACTTTGGGTAGGCCACAAGTAAAGCATTTTTTAAAGATTCAAGATTTTGATACAAAGCTTTTAGTGGCTTTACTCTCCTATACAAAACATCCAATTGCTGAGGGAATTAAAGAGTATTTTTCACAAGAAGATATTCCAGTATTAGATCAGGTTCAAGAAATATTGGGAAGAGGGATTATAGGATTTAGCGATGGTAGAGAGTTAATTGGAGGAAGTTTATTATTTTTAAAAGAAAAGGGAGTTGAAATTGGAGATTTTGATTTAAAGAACTTTACTAATTTTGGGTTTGCTCTTGATAAGAAATTATGTGCAATTTTTTTATTAGAGGATTCTCTAAAAGAAGATGCTAAACCCATTATTGAAAGTATCCGCCATCAATTCCCAAATATTGCCTTGCTAAGTGGAGACAATGAAAGAAGTGTTGCATCTATTGCAAAAAGTTTAGGAATTGATAAATATTATTCTAACCTTCTACCTATGCAAAAGGCAGATTTTGTTCAAAAGTATCAAGATCAAGGGATTATAACCATTATGGTAGGGGATGGAATCAATGATTCTTTGGCTCTAAGTAAAAGTAGTATAGGTATAGCCTTTAATACCCAAAATAGTATTGCATCCCTTGCTTCAGATGTCATAATCTTGGATCAGAGCCTGACTTCTTTAAATAAGATTTTTAGAATTTCACATAAAACCTATAGAATAATTAAGCAAAATATCGTGCTTAGTATTATTTATAATATCCTGATGATACCTCTTGCACTCTGTGGTTTTATTATTCCTTTGTTTGCGGCTTTAAGTATGAGTTTTAGTTCGCTTTTGGTAATTGGTAATAGTTTTAGAATAAAAAAATGGAACAAATAA